Proteins from a genomic interval of Liolophura sinensis isolate JHLJ2023 chromosome 3, CUHK_Ljap_v2, whole genome shotgun sequence:
- the LOC135463540 gene encoding protein Mpv17-like isoform X1 produces MARLWRSYLGVLEHYPWTTQSTTTGVLMGAGDVIAQIAVEKKDSSNYDYKRSIRFFLFGQIIAGPLLRGWYLTLDKLYKGNSKRATLLKVLTDQTVFAPSFLTFFIGTMAVMRKEPVEEVKRKIKRDFMPVLITNYKIWPAVQLVNFYFVPFQHRILVVNVVALGWNTYLAWKAERQDPEGEVH; encoded by the exons ATGGCACGCTTGTGGAGAAGCTATCTGGGTGTGCTGGAGCACTATCCTTGGACAACacaatcaacaacaacag GTGTACTGATGGGAGCAGGGGACGTCATTGCTCAGATAGCCGTTGAGAAAAAGGACTCCAGTAACTATGACTACAAAAGATCAATACGCTTCTTCTTATTTGGTCAGATCATTGCT GGACCTTTATTAAGAGGCTGGTATCTCACTCTGGATAAGCTTTACAAAGGAAACTCAAAGAGGGCAACTTTGCTCAAAGTGCTCACTGATCAG ACAGTATTTGCTCCGAGCTTTTTGACGTTCTTCATTGGAACGATGGCTGTGATGAGAAAAGAACCTGTAGAGGAAGTGAAGAGGAAAATCAAACGA GATTTCATGCCTGTACTTATAACAAACTACAAG ATATGGCCTGCAGTTCAGCTAGTCAATTTTTACTTTGTGCCTTTTCAGCACAG AATTCTAGTGGTGAATGTGGTCGCCCTTGGATGGAATACTTATTTGGCGTGGAAAGCGGAACGACAGGATCCCGAGGGCGAGGTACATTAA
- the LOC135463540 gene encoding protein Mpv17-like isoform X2, producing the protein MARLWRSYLGVLEHYPWTTQSTTTGVLMGAGDVIAQIAVEKKDSSNYDYKRSIRFFLFGQIIAGPLLRGWYLTLDKLYKGNSKRATLLKVLTDQTVFAPSFLTFFIGTMAVMRKEPVEEVKRKIKRDFMPVLITNYKIWPAVQLVNFYFVPFQHRILVVNVVALGWNIY; encoded by the exons ATGGCACGCTTGTGGAGAAGCTATCTGGGTGTGCTGGAGCACTATCCTTGGACAACacaatcaacaacaacag GTGTACTGATGGGAGCAGGGGACGTCATTGCTCAGATAGCCGTTGAGAAAAAGGACTCCAGTAACTATGACTACAAAAGATCAATACGCTTCTTCTTATTTGGTCAGATCATTGCT GGACCTTTATTAAGAGGCTGGTATCTCACTCTGGATAAGCTTTACAAAGGAAACTCAAAGAGGGCAACTTTGCTCAAAGTGCTCACTGATCAG ACAGTATTTGCTCCGAGCTTTTTGACGTTCTTCATTGGAACGATGGCTGTGATGAGAAAAGAACCTGTAGAGGAAGTGAAGAGGAAAATCAAACGA GATTTCATGCCTGTACTTATAACAAACTACAAG ATATGGCCTGCAGTTCAGCTAGTCAATTTTTACTTTGTGCCTTTTCAGCACAG AATTCTAGTGGTGAATGTGGTCGCCCTTGGATGGAATATTTATTAG